The Lycium barbarum isolate Lr01 chromosome 12, ASM1917538v2, whole genome shotgun sequence genome includes a region encoding these proteins:
- the LOC132624913 gene encoding rust resistance kinase Lr10-like gives MSKPLIRVLEMSILFFLVFCPLLCLGERLEGCEDFRCKTHGPIIHFPFRLSHQPKHCGYPGFELQCNSKNDTILELPTSVHLVVEEIDYVSQQIHLYEPDGCIATKLASMNLSESHLKYLEYVEDPTVLFNCSETFTRDYGGFFGSLVQCLGSSGYDIYAVSSTTSLDWLPGACTKIHQYPYTKSTFTDKKLQLNWSIPLCGNCESKEMDCGFKDRTKLLETHCFNRTMPHKGIITKQPLVAGVILGAALVCIIVFSIYELYLTRKNERESRVRLEKFLEDYKAIRPTRYSYAEIKKITDDFNEKLGEGSYGTVYKGRLSSEINVAVKVLHDSKGKGEEFINEIGTIGTIHHVNVVRLVGYCADGFRRALIYEYLPNDSLERFILPVSSSSDSVSVISWNKLQHIALGTARGIEYLHQGCDQQILHFDIKPQNILLDHNLNPKICDFGLAKLCSKEKSAVTMTAARGTIGYIAPEVLSRNFGKASHKSDIYSFGMLLLEMVGGRTKMVPKTNNQSKVNSLEWIYRHLENREELKIRIEEEGDGAIVRKLAIVGLWCIQWHPIDRPSIKEVTQMLEGDGSHLNLSPNPFMATDMPKLNASPHSEELDVILEIE, from the exons ATGAGTAAACCTCTAATTAGAGTTTTAGAAATGTCCATCTTATTTTTCTTAGTATTTTGTCCATTGCTTTGTTTAGGAGAAAGACTAGAGGGTTGTGAGGATTTTAGGTGCAAAACTCATGGTCCCATCATTCATTTTCCATTCAGACTTAGTCATCAACCAAAACATTGTGGCTATCCTGGCTTTGAACTACAATGTAATAGTAAAAACGATACCATCCTGGAGCTTCCCACATCTGTTCACTTAGTTGTTGAAGAAATTGATTATGTCTCACAGCAAATTCACCTTTATGAACCTGATGGGTGCATAGCAACCAAGCTGGCAAGTATGAATTTATCAGAATCTCATTTAAAATATTTAGAATATGTTGAAGATCCCACAGTCCTATTCAATTGTTCTGAAACATTCACAAGAGATTATGGAGGTTTTTTTGGTTCCTTGGTTCAATGTCTTGGTTCTTCTGGTTACGACATATATGCTGTTTCTTCTACTACTTCCCTCGATTGGTTGCCTGGGGCTTGCACCAAAATCCACCAGTACCCATACACAAAGTCAACATTTACTGACAAGAAGCTGCAGCTGAATTGGTCTATCCCACTCTGTGGAAACTGTGAGTCCAAAGAAATGGATTGTGGTTTCAAGGATAGAACCAAGCTATTGGAAACTCATTGTTTCAATCGAACTATGCCCCATAAAG GTATTATTACCAAGCAGCCCCTGGTTGCAG GTGTCATTTTAGGTGCAGCTCTTGTTTGCATTATTGTTTTCTCAATTTATGAGCTATATTTGAcaagaaaaaatgaaagagaGAGTCGAGTTAGATTAGAAAAGTTTTTGGAAGACTACAAGGCCATCAGACCAACAAGATATTCTTATGCTGAAATTAAGAAGATAACAGATGATTTTAATGAAAAGTTAGGAGAGGGAAGTTATGGAACTGTTTACAAAGGCAGACTTTCCAGTGAAATCAATGTTGCAGTAAAAGTCCTACATGATTCCAAAGGTAAAGGGGAAGAATTTATCAATGAAATCGGAACAATTGGGACGATCCATCATGTTAACGTGGTCCGGCTGGTTGGTTATTGTGCTGATGGGTTCAGACGAGCTCTGATATACGAATACCTACCAAATGATTCACTTGAAAGGTTCATTTTACCAGTGAGCTCGAGCTCCGATAGTGTCTCAGTAATCAGCTGGAACAAGCTTCAACATATTGCTCTTGGCACTGCAAGAGGGATTGAGTATCTTCACCAGGGATGTGATCAGCAAATCCTCCATTTCGATATCAAGCCACAAAACATCCTTTTAGACCACAACTTGAACCCAAAAATATGTGATTTTGGCCTAGCCAAGCTATGTTCAAAAGAAAAAAGTGCAGTCACTATGACTGCTGCTAGGGGAACCATTGGCTACATTGCACCAGAAGTGTTATCAAGAAACTTTGGTAAAGCTTCTCATAAGTCTGATATTTATAGCTTTGGAATGCTCTTGTTAGAAATGGTTGGTGGTAGGACGAAGATGGTTCCTAAGACGAATAACCAAAGCAAAGTGAATTCATTGGAATGGATTTATAGACATTTGGAGAATCGGGAAGAATTGAAGATTCGGATAGAGGAAGAAGGGGATGGAGCAATTGTGAGAAAGTTAGCTATTGTTGGACTTTGGTGCATTCAGTGGCATCCAATTGATAGACCTTCAATAAAAGAAGTTACTCAGATGCTGGAAGGAGATGGGAGCCATCTCAACTTGTCCCCGAATCCTTTTATGGCTACTGATATGCCTAAGTTAAATGCAAGTCCTCATAGCGAAGAACTAGACGTGATATTAGAAATTGAATAA